A region from the Mercenaria mercenaria strain notata chromosome 7, MADL_Memer_1, whole genome shotgun sequence genome encodes:
- the LOC123555085 gene encoding uncharacterized protein LOC123555085 — MAECIQSGCKDGMKANETGFVKLGNKKHAFKINMKDYNRQNSENEVKENNLSPSSEPCKFSYISEKNLLSRQQSNCPFVEKVSSTSVTLNDYDSNDTMFTEISKKQNGEKHNRSCCWTVQAFTVLISLMALGLVLFLYYKVTNSEVQLPEVIIGHSNHEPIFENIDSISGSFKLDQQYLSDYKDIRWTADEQSTIIPSRDTPCLMVPDDGKYLVFSRFTFRIPAGDDKTVLTHQLTLKSKTESGDIKETVFKRQYVSVIEHKLKEDSELRKPSVFIQFFELQAGDEICTGVSNPDLLYISSIDNDVNIIKV, encoded by the exons atggCAGAATGTATTCAAAGTGGCTGTAAAGACGGTATGAAAGCAAATGAAACAGGGTTTGTGAAACTAGGAAATAAGAAACACgcgtttaaaataaatatgaaagatTACAATAGACAGAATAGTGAAAACGAagtgaaagaaaataatttgtcACCGAGCTCAGAACCGTGTAAGTTTTCTTATATATCAGAAAAGAACTTGCTTTCAAGACAACAAAGTAACTGCCCATTCGTTGAAAAGGTCAGTTCAACCTCAGTTACTTTAAATGACTATGATTCGAACGACACTATGTTCACGGagatttcaaagaaacagaatGGAGAGAAGCATAACAGAAGCTGCTGCTGGACCGTTCAAGCATTCACAGTCCTGATATCTTTAATGGCGCTTGGACTGGTACTATTTTTATATTACaag GTAACTAACAGTGAAGTTCAGCTACCCGAGGTTATTATAGGACACTCAAATCATG AgccaatatttgaaaatattgacagTATATCCGGAAGTTTCAAACTGGATCAGCAGTATCTTTCCG ACTATAAAGATATACGATGGACAGCAGACGAACAGAGCACAATCATTCCAAGCAGAGACACACCGTGCTTGATGGTACCGGATGACGGAAAATACTTAGTCTTTTCCCGTTTTACATTCCGGATTCCAGCAGGTGACGACAAGACAGTCCTAACCCATCAATTAACATTGAAATCAAAAACTGAATCTGGTGATATTAAAGAAACCGTATTCAAGAGACAATATGTTAGTGTTATTGAACACAAGTTAAAAGAAGACTCTGAACTTAGAAAGCCGAGTGTATTTATTCAGTTCTTTGAACTGCAAGCCGGGGATGAAATCTGCACAGGTGTTTCGAATCCAGATCTTTTGTATATATCTTCTATAGATAATGATGTTAATATAATTAAAGTTTGA